The DNA sequence GAAATTAAAGAAGTACATATCAAAATTATATccaacaaatatatatttatccaAATTTTTAGAtactgaaaagaaatgtaaagatTCTGGTTCAGTGATGAACCAGAAtctttaacacatttattttaccattgaaTACATTCAATTACTTTTTGGACTCGAATGAAAGCTGATATATTGTGTAAAACTAATCATAATATTAAAATTGAATGCAAAAATGTCATTACATGATAAATATAAGATTGAATTAATTGTAAACTTATTGATTCTATATGGTAAATTTCACATagataaaagcaaaataacaaaagtcACCCCCCATTTCActggatttttatttgaatttaaagaaTATATTAAGACTCAAATTTATAAACactaaaaaaagtaatagaacTGTCAAACTGTACGATGAACTCTTTAAAGAAGcataatgtgtgtttttgtttaccataattttatattaacaaagtttatttatcccaactctttctcttcaattattattattattatttatttagctaaaTTCATATTCTTGCATCTGCAATGTTTgtacatttgaatgtttttcaagAAAGactaaaaaaattataaaaataccAAATTCTCCACCAGGCGGCAATGTCGAGCATTGTATAGTTtttaggggaaaaaatctaattcattaCGTACATGTGTGAgatacttttaaaatcaatgtgtaagtaaccttatagtctttggtcataatataagcattttaaaatcatgattttgactgcacaggATCTTTCAAATAGTATACTAGTCAAGTCAGgtcagtttatttataaagcacatttaaaaacaacagaagttgaccaaagtgctgtacaaggaaaataaaaagcatcgaATAAATTAAATACTAGTATCTAatagtataaaaatattttattcgtattcttttttctattaaaaTCACTATATCAAAATTCAATTAACAAATTGTTGGGAAATGGTTGCACACAACCATTTCTTGAAGGACCTTTTCAAGCACTTAATGAAAAAGGATCTGTTTTTCTCGGTATTCTAGTACTTACATTTCTTGCCATAAATTTCAAGCACTTTAAGTACTTCACGCACCCTGGAAGAACAGTGATGTGATATTATTGGTTATTAATAAAAGGTCTCGGTGCTCCGCACTTACGGAAGCCGCTGACGCCGACCCCAGGCACAGGGCCACCACCACCGCAATCTCCAGCACGGTCATCGCAGATCAGCTGTGTACCGTAAGACCGCACAACGGCGTTTCCGCTGGCTATTTATGCAAGAGTGATTCCGTATCTTTCCCCAAACCATTATCGCTCGCTCGGTGCTATTTTAAACCGCCGTTGCACAACCTCCATTTCGTATGATGCCATAACGTGGTCGCGGAGAAAATCGCACAAAAAACCACGAGTGGCCTTGTGGTAAGAGCACGTTTCATTTCTTTCCCCTCAGCTTTGTGCtaatacaaacagaaacagcatgATACAGCATGAGCGATAAATGCACAGGAGATACAGTATGAGAAAGAGCCCTAAATGCACAGAAGATACAGCATGAGCCCTAAATGCACAGGAGAGACAGTATGAGCCCTAAATGCACACCACACTGAGCACTACACACCACACCACTCCACGCTGAGCGTTACACACCACACTGAGCGCTACACACCACGCAGAGCGctacacaccacaccacactgaGCGCTACACACCACGCTGAGCGctacacaccacaccacactgaGCGCTACACACCACGCTGAGCGTTGCACACCACACTGATCGCTACACACCACGCTGAACACTACACACCACACTGagcacaccacaccacactgaGCGCTACACACCACGCTGAGCGTTGCACACCACACTGATCGCTACACACCACGCTGAACACTACACACCACACTGAGCACTACACACCACGCTGAACACTACACACCACACTGAGCACTACACACCACGCTAAGCGCTACACaccacactgagcattacacaccacaccacactgagtgcatgcgtgtttgcatgtttgcGTGTCCATGTGTGCATATCCAACCCCCAGAAAATGCCCTTTGGACCATTACAGGACTGTGTATGAATAATGTCTTAAAATGTCCCTTCCTAAAACAAGCTACATAAACTTAATTAGCACATGATTCTGTTTGTTAATATAGAACCTGAACATAATACAGCGACACCACTTTTAAACCAGCCTGCTTTATATCACCCTAGGATGCAAATATCTTACCTGATAGTATACATCTTgtatatgaaaatgtgtgtggcGTATATGGCTGAATATTactgtgaataaatatttaaagtaaatTATAAAAACGATCAAAGAATCATGAGTCTTTTGAGTCATGCTTTTCTTGGTTTATTGCTCATTGCTTATCTGCTTGAGGGAAAATGCGTAGAACGTATTATCACTCATTGGCTTACAAACTAGCAAGCAGTACCAGCTTTGCAAAATCACGGTGGTCCAGAGGCGGCCGCATCATTAGGAATTACGCTCGGCTTCTCAGGATCCAGCGGAACACGCGGCGCATGCCGTCGCCGCGGAGAACGGAACGCTCCCGGGGAAGGTTCCGGAATCCCGCCGCGAGGCCGACTACTCTGCCGAGGGGCTTTTGATGGTGGGGAGCAGGGCGTATGTCTGGGACCAGAACTGAACGAAGCGGGTCCTCAGCTTCTGCCTGACCGAGTCCCTGTTCATCTTCTCGTTGATCTCCAGGTACTGGTGTTCTGAGCCGGTGAAACGAGGCCAGGCGACGGGGACATCGGACTCTCCTTTATTGGGGTCACTGTGTGGGAGAGGCCAGAGGACGGTATGAGCcctaaattgtgtgtgtgtgtatgtgcgcatgtacatgcatgtgtgtatgcgtgtgtgtgtgtgtgtgtgcgcgcacttacatgcgtgtgtgcatgcgtgtgtctgtgcgcttatgtgcgtgtgtgcatatgtgtgtgtgtgcgcttatgtgcgtgcatgcatatgtgtgtgtgggcataccacagtgctgtacaggcCAGGGGGACGGTGTTTACCCGGTTCTGGCGAAGTTGGTCCAGTAGGCGATCATGTGGCGGGACACGGTGCGGTGGCGGGGGAAGTAGGCGAGGGGCGTGGTGAAGGGCTTCCCGAAAACGTACTGCAGATCTTCGGCGTGGTCGGCCCCCATCCAGCTGGGGTAGAAGGGTATCCGGGACGGCACGGAGAACTGGTAGGAGTACGTGCGCCCGGTTCTGAATGAGGgcggggcaggagagggggggagggaaggggtgggggagaggggggtgggtaATATAACGCTggtgaatggagtgtgtgttaCGGCTTGGTGCTGTAACAGTAATATAACGCTggtgaatggagtgtgtgttaCGGCTTGGTGCTGTAACAGTAATATAACGCTggtgaatggagtgtgtgttaCGGCTTGGTGCTGTAACAGTAATATAACGCTggtgaatggagtgtgtgttaCGGCTTGGTGCTGTAACAGTAATATAACGCTGGTGAATGGAGACAGGCTTGTGTGTTATGGCTTGGTGCTGTAACAGTAATATAACACTggtgaatggagtgtgtgttaTGGCTTGGTGCTACAACAGTAATATAACGctagtgaatgagtgtgtgttacGGCTTGGTGCTGTAACAGTAATATAACGCTggtgaatggagtgtgtgttactgcttggtgctgtaacagtaatataacgctggtgaatggagtgtgtgttaCGGCTTGGTGCTGTAACAGTAATATAACGCTggtgaatggagtgtgtgttaCGGCTTGGTGCTATAGCAGTAATATAACGCTGGTGAATGCAGACAGGCCTGTGTGTTATGGCTTGGTGCTGTAACAGTAATATAGCGCTggtgaatggagtgtgtgttaTGGCCTGGTGCTATAGCAGTAATATAACGCTGGTGAATGGAGTGCGTGTTATGGCTTGGTGCTGTAACAGTAATATAGCGCTGGTGAATAGAGACAGGCTTGTGTGTTATGGCTTGGTGCTGTAACAGTAATATAACACTggtgaatggagtgtgtgttaTGGCTTGGTGCTGTAACAGTAATATAGCGCTGGTGAATAgagacaggcctgtgtgttATGGCTTGGTGCTGTAACAGTAATATAGCGCTggtgaatggagtgtgtgttactgcttggtgtagtaacagtaatataacgctggtgaatggagtgtgtgttaCGTCTTGGTGCTGTAACAGTAATATAACGCTggtgaatggagtgtgtgttatggcttggtgctgtaacagtaatataacgctggtgaatggagtgtgtgttaCGTCTTGGTGCTGTAACAGTAATATAACGCTggtgaatggagtgtgtgttaTGGCTTGGTGCTGTAGCAGTAATATAACGCTGGTGAATAGAGTGTGTGTTATGGCTTGGTGCTGTAACAGTAATATAACGCTggtgaatggagtgtgtgttaTGGCTTGGTGCTGTAACAGTAATATAGCGCTGGTGAATAGAGTGTGTGTTATGGCTTGGTGCTGTAGCAGTAATATAACGCTggtgaatggagtgtgtgttaCGTCTTGGTGCTGTAACAGTAATATAACGCTggtgaatggagtgtgtgttaCGTCTTGGTGCTGTAACAGTAATATAGCGCTggtgaatggagtgtgtgttaTGGCTTGGTGCTGTAGCAGTAATATAACGCTggtgaatggagtgtgtgttatggcttggtgctgtaacagtaatataacgctggtgaatggagtgtgtgttaCGGCTTGGTGCTGTAACAGTAATATAACGCTggtgaatggagtgtgtgttaTGGCTTGGTGCTGCAACAGTAATATAACGCTggtgaatggagtgtgtgttaTGTCTTGGTGCTGTAACAGTAATATAACGCTggtgaatggagtgtgtgttaCATTTTGGTACTGTAGCAGTAATATAACGCTGATGGATGCAGACAGGCCCGTGTCTTACTTGGACATGTTCGCATGTTGGTAGAGAGTAGCCTGGGTGGGCACCAGGAAGATGAAGTCGGTCTCGATCTCGGCAATGGTCTGCTTGATGGTGGACTTGCTGGGGGTGGAGCCCCAGCTCTGGGTGTACTCCTTGTAGGCGAGGCTGGCCGCCTCCGGCCCCTTCTCCCGGGTCAGAGCAGTCAGCAACTCCATGGCCACCTCCCTGAAAGAAGGAGGAAGCTGATTGGTTAACACCTGACGGGAGCCCGTATGACAGTAAACCTAACTGGCTAATACTGTAAAGGACCCAATTACAAAGACGGAATGCGATTTGTTAACATAAGAGAGGAGCTGATGGAAGTCTGGTTAACATTGGACAAGATGTTTGGTAAAGTTAGTAGCCAAACATTACAAACGTGGAAACTGACATCAGAGAAAAGCCAATGAAAGTGGGTCAAGCCAGAAAACTAGATTACTGAGGAGGGTCTGATcagataatataataataatataaggTAATATAATAACATCAAAACTAAAACTGACATCAAATGTCAGAATGTACTGGATACATtagaaaaataacttttgaaaCATTCCATTATATAATTATCTCTGTCAATAATGTATATGTGAATGAGGAAATggtgcaaacaaataaaaatgcagctaTATTTTATCTGCCTGATTGCctggcaggcacacacacacacacacacacgcacatatgcacacacacacacacatgcacacacgcacagacacacaagcacgcacacacacacacacacgcacgcacacgctgtACGATGTGTACGTTTCCTGTGTTGTTGCGGTTCTGCGGggacttcccagcatgcccggAGGCAGACTCACGGGGGCGTGGGCTGCAGGGGCTGGTTGATCGAGGGCACGTCGATGCCGCAGAAGAGGTGGCCGTCCATGTTGTTGATGCCTACGATGTAGTCGATGTCGGCGGCGTTGTGGAACAGGTTTCCCGGCTCGTCCGGCAGGAAGTCCCCGTCGATCACGGGGGCCAGCAGCAGGTTGAACAGGAGAGGGTCTGGGGAGAACAGGAAGTAGTTAGTtaagccccttttccactgcagggccgaacggttctgagcacggagaggaagGGTTCCAATGGTGTTGGTTTGGCGCTAACCACCTGGCAACGGTTTGGTGCTGAACGATTACAAACCATGCCCAGCACGATATTTTCGGCACGGTTAGAcaaccgtgctcagtgcagcagaaccatTCGGGTGGGTAGGCTTAATGacgtattcactgattggtttcacattacgtcAGTTTTGTGTCTCTGCGTCTCTTCACGTCCTCTTCCGTAAGCTAGGTCAGTggagaagctaatataaataaaaatgccaatcaaaaatcgtattccgtcatagcaacaagataaagatAGCCATAagatatacagcagtgaaaacgctgctcactgaataacgaaataaacgggacaaagttttaaaaaatgataccatgtcattctacagtcagtacctgggactaaatattgaataaataggctacataaccttaccattggttttacgcatagagatgtcccttttgagaccgagtggtcatattgtcttggacaatccgtttatgaaatatatttcgcGCATTTTTGACGCCTGGGTACATTCAAAATAGCTGggcataataccacacgtatCGCCTACGGCGTTGATTccgtttttagtacagtctggcttgattgacaatttatTCAggaggtgagagtataagctttctaacgatgtataacatgtctaattttgcttttggaatagcattttataggtcagcgttcttatcatcgcattaaGACGCTGCACCAAATGAAACGTTGttaacgatttttcataatttcttggaaaatactattattgttgaggacttctgggcatagccaagccgtatgtttgctgatagacctagctgacatcgttttctggagcaaagcagaagcggattgaactcgttgatttactgtctctctgaacacagataaaatttcatcattgctatgtaagtattactgctcaaataaTTTGGTTATAGCCTACACGTTATTTTTGGATTgagagtctttaaataggttagtggtattatataatgtggatatttcacactgtaatgtaagcgttagttagtagttttttgaatgcatgcaacagtgatggtcagtggaggatacactaaaaagaaaaaccagaaacagaccaaaatacacagaatcctcgTCCGTTTCGTCAGCCAACGAAACATAacgtaacaaaaacaaaacagtgtgGGGAGCAACGACAACAACTGGCGCATATTACATTCACGACGCCGTCGCTGATCCACCACGTCACTTGCTGTCCTCACTAgatacttcctagtcctggttttagcagcccgacggtggaaacagaaaccgtAACCGTTCCCACGAGTACTGAGCAGCGCGGAACGGCACGGAGTGGCCCTGGTAACGGTTcggccctacagtggaaaagcggctttagTCTGTTAGTCTGGCGGTCAGGTGGAGTGGTTGGGGTTGGATAGGGGGTGAGTCACTCTCGTCTGTTAGTCTGGCGGTCAGGCGGAGTGGTTGGGGTTGGATAGGGGGTGAGTCGCTCTCGTCTGTTAGTCTGGCGGTCAGGCGGAGTGGTTGGGGTTGGATAGGGGGTGAGTCGCACTCATTTGCCGGTCAGGCGGAGCAGTTCTGGGTTCTGGGGGCGGGACTCACTGGATGGAGAGCCCTTCAGGTGTAGACTCCCAGCCAGAgtgagagccacagggtctgtgATCTTCAGACACGGCATCATCTTCTCATCTGTGGGACAGCCCACCTTAATGGCGatctgaggggggagagagagagaaggagagagacgggaagagagagaacaaagggagagagagagagcttttagTATCTATTCTTTCTATAATTGGCAATGCTGTAATTGTTGATCTACACTacagcaaaaaacatttttttttacaattgtttCTCTTTTGTTGTTTGTCACCAATGAAAGAACCTGGAAACTGAAACATGAAatggagtgagagaaagggggagaaacgggtggagagaaaaaaagggggagagatggagatggagaaagatACACATCCATGTCTTCAGAGCAGAGACTGGCCTAAGCCTGAGCCTCAGTGAGTGGAGGTGGGCAAGGCTAACACGGACCTaaaccgccacccccccccccccccccccccagcagggcctCACAGCGGACAGCTATCCCATAATCCCTGGCTCTGTAGTTCTCCCTCTAGTCTGAAGTGCACTGTGGTCACTGCTAGCCACTGTAGCTCAGTCCGGAAGAGTTCTGTCCACTGGAACCCAAACCCagacggggagagaggagaagagcacGCACCTCCTCCGCCAGCGCCCGCGGGTTCCTGTTCACGGCCCAGGGGCTGAGGGCCACCCCGCTCTGAGAGATGCCCCTGCGGATCAGACCCCTGTTTTTGGGAGAGAGGAGCTGTGCGgggagacacatgcacacacatttacattaacatttacgcatttaacattaacatttacacatttaacattaacatttaggAATTGTTGTTCATaaaacgcgcatacacgcacgcacgcacacccacacacacatgcacatacgcacacacacccacaggccttttaacagttctaaaatcaatgcgatACAAAATCCAGCGTTCTAAAGCTATTGAAATAGCAAAATTATTCTTTCggttttgaattgttgttacgtcccctccccttttcaatgtccaatttgcaacgttgaatcacggttctagtcACTGGCTTAatttagggatgccaaccaCCCCACAAAATACGGAATCATTACTTAtgtggacagtagaataggcattCCGTATTCAACTCATGCTACGGGATGAgtatctttgtgaacgattccgtttgtagtaaccgctgttttgaatacaattcaatagttagctagctagctagctagctagccgggatagcAAGCATactgtgagaccattctgacctaaaaccaagaattttaatattggctaggtgacaggtgacggcgaacctatcatatAGTTAACTGGCATTCAACCCCggtttcagagtgtcttggaaaaacgcagtgtctacactgcgagaccgcaacattttaaaaagcaagacagagctagggagttaatttgattgagttatggtttcaagtagttttcttaaataatgtaatgacaaaaatgaccaaaattggtgctaattgtatggtacaaaacgagaaggaactatttttctcAATGGAACCGTTGTTTTCGtagaattaacaaccagaggtttttgcttaacaacggtgcaaatagaactgccaaccagagttttgcttgacaacggtaaaataatatgcccaaacggccgtggaataatatttcactttcagctgattaagtcgataaaaaatcaataaatattcaagTAACCATAGtgattgttggtaacccgttgtataagtggaataaacccctccgggctgtcccgttatgggaaaataatgtacttcggggCTGGTTAAGCGACCCTCGGCTTCCCCTCGGGCGCATCACCACCCctgtcgtacattattttccaataacgggacaggtTTATTCCTTACTTAAATTACAGGCACACTTACacattacatagcatttacattgcatccatttatacagctgtactgaagcaatgcgggtgaattaccttgctcaagggtacaacggccgCTTACCTGGAAGTTGACGCTGGCGGCCCCGGCGGACTCGCCGAAGACGGTGATGTTGTCGGGGTCGCCTCCGAAGGCCCTGATGTTCCGGTGCACCCAGGCGATGCCGGCGTGCTGGTCCCACAGCCCATAATTCCCTGGGGCCGAGAGAAGAGCTGCCACATTACGTACCCTCACCCTTACCCTCTCCTCAAACCTTAACAAGGGGGCTGGGTTTGGGACAGAACTGGGACTCCCCGTGCTACAGCAGGGTGCTGTTTAAGACCAGGACAGCCCTACAGACCTCCAGCCGGTCATCCACTGTCCCGCAAGCTTGCCCACAGCAGTCAGCACGGGTGAGTCTGGATTCAGTAACAGTGCGGTTTTTTTAGGAGCTGGGCCTTTCAACAGTGAGTTACAGTTGAGAGTAATACAGGTGTACGGGTAAAttcaaaagtattgggacagcgacacaatttttgttgcagTCCCATTAcatttgctcccctaaaatggggggactgcatataaaaagggctgtaattacTACACAAATCACCCAGTGTGGACGAGAATACCCTCAAACAAAAGCTGACACTCTGCACTTTAACTGCgtattcattgttttcatttcaaatccgatgtgctggagtacagagccgaaaaaactaaaattgtgtcactgcccCCAATACTTTTGCTATGTTCAACTGTATCACTGAGAAAACCATAAAACAATAGCATCAGTGAGTATCCAGCTAAATGAACACATAACATGTAAAAAAGCAAGATAGACTGCACACATAGCTCTGAATTAGAACAGCCACCATGCCAATA is a window from the Anguilla anguilla isolate fAngAng1 chromosome 14, fAngAng1.pri, whole genome shotgun sequence genome containing:
- the LOC118212740 gene encoding bile salt-activated lipase-like, whose product is MTVLEIAVVVALCLGSASAASLGPVLTEGGMVDGENKHVGLFRYMDVFKGIPFAAQPQRFEKPQPHPGWEGVLKAKKFARRCMQVNLIQTETRGSEDCLYLNIWVPQGRSVSTGLPVMVYLFGGGFLVGGSMGANFLDNYLYSGEEIADRGKVIVVTVGYRVGTLGFLSSGDASGPGNYGLWDQHAGIAWVHRNIRAFGGDPDNITVFGESAGAASVNFQLLSPKNRGLIRRGISQSGVALSPWAVNRNPRALAEEIAIKVGCPTDEKMMPCLKITDPVALTLAGSLHLKGSPSNPLLFNLLLAPVIDGDFLPDEPGNLFHNAADIDYIVGINNMDGHLFCGIDVPSINQPLQPTPPEVAMELLTALTREKGPEAASLAYKEYTQSWGSTPSKSTIKQTIAEIETDFIFLVPTQATLYQHANMSKTGRTYSYQFSVPSRIPFYPSWMGADHAEDLQYVFGKPFTTPLAYFPRHRTVSRHMIAYWTNFARTGDPNKGESDVPVAWPRFTGSEHQYLEINEKMNRDSVRQKLRTRFVQFWSQTYALLPTIKSPSAE